In Vicugna pacos chromosome 6, VicPac4, whole genome shotgun sequence, the DNA window GGGCGGCCGCGCTGCTTCCCCCTGCGCGCCGCGCGCCTCTTCACCCGCTTCGCCGCGGCGGGGCGTAGCACTCTGCGGCTCCCCGCCGACAGCGCTCCCCGGGCCGGCGCCGTGCAGCTGCTGCTCTCCGACTGCCCCCCAGACCGCCTGCGCCGCTTCCTGCGCACGCTGCGCCTCAAGCTGGCCGCGGACCCCGGTCCCGGGCCGGCCTCCGCCCGCACGCAGCTGCTTGGCCCGCGGCCCCGCGACTTCGTCACCATCAGTCCCGTGCAGCCCGAGGAGCTGCGGCGCGCGGCGGCCACCCAGGTCACGGACACCACGCCAGTGAAGCGGCCCACGGAGCCCCGGTCAGAGACCAAGCCCAGCACCGTGAGGACAGGAACGGGGCGACGCCTAGGGGCGTGGGTGTGCCACTGAGATGGAAGAGACCGAGGAGGCCccagtttgggggtggggggagatggtGGCTGTATTTGAGATGGCTGCTGGTTGTCTCAGAGAAGATGCCCACTGGATTTATGAGTATTACAGGGATATGGGAACTGTGCCTGTGTTTCTCATAGTGCAAAGCCTGAGACGGGGCAAGCGATAATAGGAAAAGGGGACCCAGGCCACAttaaaagagaaagcagagaaggTGATTCAGAAGAAAAGTAGGAATATGGTCGCCCTGGAGGAGAGGAGCTTTCAGAGAGACCGAGAGGGTCAGCTCTGTCGGGGCAGATAACAGGTCCAATCAGATGGGGGGACAAAgtctggggaggcagggagtTGACAGTGTTTGCGAACTGGAACAGATGGATCGCAGACCACGGGGGTTTGAGATTAAGCTGGTGAGAAGATGGAGATGGGGCCCTGGCTAAGCAAGGTTTTGCTTGGGTGTTTGGGGGTGAGAGAGAGGTTTGTGACAGGAAGAGTAGTGAAAAGGAAGGATGGGTAAGAGGACCAGGATAGTTAGGGAACCCAGGGGAGGGAGCTGAGGGAGAATCTGGACCCCCACACAGGGGTCTTCACGGCACCAGGGGTCAGTGGAGACCCAGAGACCCAGCCTTGGCCCCTTCCTCAAGGAGAGACTTGGACCCCTAAGGTTACTGGCAAGATCTCCAAATAAACCAAGGCTGCCCAAGGCCTCTACAGAGCGAAGCAAGCAGAGACACAAGGGTCTACCAGGCCAAGAATGGAGGGGACAATGCCTAGGGGATGTGGGGAGGCTCTGAGACAGCCCTGTCCCCTCAGGAATCCCCAAGGTGGCCCATGCCTGTGAAGAAGCTGAGCTTGCCCTCAACCAAACCACAGCTTTCCAAGGAACAAGCTGCTGTGCTGAGGGTCGTCCTGAAAGGCCAGAGCATTTTCTTCACAGGGAGTGCAGGTAGTTGGGACAGAGTGGGTGTGGGGAGAACGGCGGTGCGCTGGGATGGAGGAGAGGTGGCCCTGACTTTGCCCTCTGCCCAGGGACAGGGAAGTCTTATCTGTTGAAGCGTATCCTgggctccctgcctcccacagGCACTGTGGCCACTGCCAGCACTGGAGTGGCAGCCTGCCACATCGGGGGTACTACCCTCCATGCCTTTGCAGGTAAGTGAGAGCCCCTTGGGCTTGAACAAGGAGCAAGCCAGGctggtgggaagggagaggaggtcaGTGTTGAGACAGGGCTGGGCTCTCAGCCCAGGCTGAATAGTGTTACTCACAGGCATTGGCTCGGGCCAGGCTCCTCTGGCCCAGTGTGTGGCCCTGGCCCAGCGGCCAGGTGTGCGGCAGGGTTGGCTGAACTGTCAGCGGCTAGTCATTGATGAGATCTCCATGGTGGAGGCAGATCTGTTTGACAAGCTGGAGGCCGTGGCCAGGTCAGTATGTGCCATGAGGGCTGGGTTCTGGTGGTCCAGATGGAACCCACCTGCCCCAACCCCTAAAGCACCCCGTGCTCCTCTTCAGAGCTGTCCGGCAGCAGAACAAGCCATTTGGAGGGATCCAGCTGATCATCTGTGGGGACTTCCTGCAGCTGCCGCCCGTAACCAAgggatcccagcccccacagTTCTGCTTCCAGGTACCACTCACCCTCTGGACCTAAGCCCCACAGGAGTTTGCTCTGTTCCCTGACACCCCCACCTTGCCCCCACCAGGCCAAGAGCTGGAGGAGGTGTGTCCCAGTGATCCTGGAGCTGACTGAGGTGTGGAGACAGGCAGACAAGACCTTCATCTCTCTGCTGCAAGCTGTGCGGCTGGGCAGGTGGGCCCTGGAGAATAGAGAAGGGGCCATAGGATGAAGATCCAAGCGTGGGTCAGAGAGGAGCACAGAGacccagagaaggaagagaaatgctTCACTGCTCCTTAGGAGACAGTCACTCTGTGAGCGCTGGGACCCAGCCTCCCCCAGGGTTGGGTCCCTatcacccagcacagggcctggcacagagcacaTCCCAGGGAAGTATGGGCACATGGAGACAAGACTTATTCAGAGATGTTAACACTCGCATTTCACAGATTCAGAAACTGGGGTTcaaagaggtgaagtgacttgccaaaGTGGCTGAGCTGGAACTTGACCATAGGTCTGACTCTAAAACCCAAGTTCCTTCTACTTAGAGCCTGTGGTGGGGGTCACTTGGTGGGGAAAGGGAGTTTGCTGACATGATCCCACCCCAGCTGGGACAAAAGGTTGAAATGCTACAACTACTCTAACATCAGAgcggaaaggaaggaggaagatacGGGCCAGAGCTGGGCATTGAGAGCCAGGTCAGGTTGGGATGAAATGAGGGGGGGGGTGATGAAGGGCTTTCTATGCCTGGGGACAGGAGGCAAGTAGGAAGGTGCACAGCACGCACCAGCAAGTGTGGGGGACAGGAGAAAGGCTGAGTGGCAGAGCAGTGAGAGGTGGTCCCaatcttccccctcctcccacttgAATTACTGCAGCACCCAGGCTTCCCCTGGAGGAGGACTTGAATTGGGGGAAAATAGAAACGtaggctagatttttttttcccctaaggcaGTAGGCAAGGGGCTAGAAAATTGTAGCCTGGAGGCTAATCTGATTATAGGGTACCAGTATTACAGGGTTTCAACCCCAATGTCTCCTCTAGGTCTCTAAATTTCTAGCCTGTGCTTGCTCCTCATATCCAACTTCCTCAGGAGCCCTGGGGCTGGGACGGTGGCtagctctgacctggagcagacACAGAGAAGGGTGCACACTCACGATCACAGCCAAGTGCCACCCCCATGCTCCAAGTGAGGAAGGAACAAGCCAGCCTGGGGAACCAGCAAATCCTGCCCTGGTGTCCACATCCAGTCCCCAGGCCTGACCCATGGCCACAGCCTGGGACGACCGCCCAAGTGCCCTGCCTTCCCTGGTGTTGAGGTATCACACCCTGATGGCCCAGTCTCCGCAGGTGCTCGGATGAGGTCACCCGCCAGCTCCGGGCCACAGCTGCCCACAAAGTGGGGCGAGATGGGATTGTGGCCACAAGGCTCTGCACCCACCAGGATGACGTGGCCCTTACCAACGAGAAGCGGCTGCAGGAGCTACCAGGTGAGCAAGGAGCTAGGTCTGGGCAAGACCAGCTGAGCCCAAGCAGCCTGGGCCCTTGGCAGCATTTGCATATCTAGGCCCCCAAACTCTGTGGCCATAAAGTCCCTTACGTTTACAGATGTAATTGTGACTTTGAGAGATGTGACTTTGCATGGGTCAAGATCACTCAGCCAGCAAACACTGCAAGTGACACTTGAAGCCAGGCCTCTGATTCCAAAGGCTCAGCTAGTCCTCACTACCTCTGCCATGCCCTGGGTCTGATACATGTTTTCAGAAATTGAGCCACTAGTCAGTGGCTTGTAATTAATCTGTTTGCCTGACTCTCTTTTCCCAGGTGAAATACACAGCTTTGAGGCCATGGACAGTGACCCTGAGCAGGCCCGGACCCTGGATGCCCAGTGTCCCGTTAGCCAGCTCCTTCAGCTAAAGCTGGGGGCGCAGGTGAGTGGGAAGCAGGGCCCAGATCCTGGGAGCTTGGGCCTCGCCGATCCTCGCCCCTCTGCACAGACCATTCCACAGGCGGAGGGCCCAGCTGGGACCACAGCAAACTCCTTCCCTCCTGTTACCACCCGCCTTCCTATCTTCCGCTTTCCACTGCCCTCCTCTTCCTACCCCAGGAGCTCTAAGCAGTGTTGCTTTAGACAAATCCCTTTCCTTTGCTGaagcttggtttcttcatctctaaatcCATAGTAAGATACCTCCCGCACATGGTTGTCTTCTGTAGTGTGCCCTGTCCTGTGAGCATCCCCCTTCCTTCCACAATGGTGAGAGTGGCCAAATGGGAGCCTCTCCTCGGGTTCCAAAAGGCACCCAGGGGGAAATGGGAGGCACAGTGGTTGGAAGAGGGCTGTCCCTCAGGACTGTGGCCCATACACACACTTGTAACAGATGTCATTTTCAGAGTCCTGCAATGTCTGTCACCTTATTGTTCTTTACCCCCTCCTTCTGAGCAAACTGAGCAAATGTCATTCCCCTTTGACACAAGGGGAAACTGAGATCTAGGGAAATAAAACAGCTTGCTGCAGGGGTCCCAGCAGACTCAGCGCAGCTCCATGACATCCCCCAGCCTCCGAGAACGGCTGCAGTGACCCTGGAGCTGAGGCCAGGCGTAGGGATGCACTGCCCTCCACACCTCCAGTTTCCTTCCCCTTGCAGGTGATGCTGGTGAAGAACTTGGCAGTGTCTCGGGGCCTAGTGAATGGCGCCCGAGGGGTGGTAGTCGGGTTCGAGGCCGAGGGGAGAGGTAAGTGACGGGGGAGCAGTCCTACTGGCTGGGGTTGCAGCAGGGGCCCTGGTTAGTGTGAAGAGGAAAAGGCTAGCATGGGAGGGTGAGGCTGGTCCTCACCTCGGAGCCTTGAAGCAGAGCTGAAAGGTGGGACTTCACACCTCCCTCAGGGCTGCCCCAGGTGCTGTTCCTGTGTGGAGTCACCGAGGTCATCCGTGCTGACCGCTGGACGGTGCAGGCTACGGGGGGCCAGCTCCTCAGCCGGCAGCAGCTGCCCCTCCAGCTGGCCTGGGCGATATCCATCCACAAGAGCCAGGTGAGCAGCCAGTGAGGGGGAGGGGTCAGGACATGGCACAGGGGGACAGGATGGGCCTGGGACATgttgaagggggtggggaggggggtcttAAAGGCTTTGTGGGGATTGAACTTGCCCTGGATGGAAAGTTCCAGGCCAGCTGTAGAATAAACCTTTCGTGCATTTCCCATCCCGCTTCCTCTCTTTCCTGGATACGTACACTTTCCCTCTGTCATCTCCTGCCCTGCCATTTTCTGAGCCACTACCAGATATGTTCATTGGTATCCTTATGACAACTACATGAGGTATAGGTGACATAatcattcctattttacagaagaggaaaccaaggctcagagaggttaagtaacatgtctaaggtcacacagctagtgtgaGAGAAAGTCAGGATTCATTTCCATGCCTGTCTGACTCAGACCTGAGCTCTTTCCTTTCATCCTTATGCCTCCAGTCTTATCCCAGATCTCTGTCTCCTGGGCCCCACGACCCCGACCCAGACACCAGTCGGCTGTCAGCCTGTCTCTCTGGCTTGAGGAAACTCTGGACTGGGCAAGGAGATCAGGGGCAACAGCTGGGCCAGTGGACATGGGACACAAATTAATGTTGAGCTGGTTCCAGCCCTGTCCTTCCATCCCCCAGGGCATGTCCCTGGACTGTGTGGAGATCTCTCTGAGCCGTGTGTTTGCCAGTGGCCAGGCCTACGTGGCCCTTTCTCGGGCCCGCAGCTTGCAGGGCCTGCGTGTGCTGGACTTTGACCCTATGGTAGTTCGCTGTGACCCCCGTGTGCTCAGCTTTTATGCTACCCTGCGGCAGGACAGGGGCCTCAGCCTGGTAAGAGGAGTCACCCAATGGTGGGCCATGTGGCCGTGGGCAGCTTGGGAGCTGGGATGGAGGGGAGCCCAAGGGACCCTGGGCTGGAGATGGCAGAGCCTCCTCTGGCTCCATTGCGGAGGGAGGGGCAAGAAGAAGGAAATGCTGGCCCCCAGGCTGTGGCTCTGGCTCTGGGGGACAGCACAAGCCCATGACTGAGTTTCTTTGGCTCTGGTCCAGGGGTCCCCAGATGACAGTGAGGCAGCCTCAGACCAGGAGAACGTGGACCCGAACCTCTGATCTGCAAAGAGAAGACAAAGGATGGTCTTCACTCCTGCTCCCTAGTGGGCTGGCCCCAGGGTGCACCTGGGGGAGGGTAGTCAGTGTCCCTGTCTCCCTTCATCAGGGGCTCTCAGCCTTCTGGCAGAGCTCAGGGGAGAGTGCTTCCCACTCATTTGCcagctgtgcctcagtttctccccttGCCCTGGGGGAGATGCTTCCAGGGTCAGGAGTTGGGAATGGGCCTGTGGTGGGGACTGGCGTTCTAGGACAGAGCTCTCTGCGAGGTGTCTGCCTCGGGGCCACACGCTTGTGAATGGCGCTCCCTTTGGGCTGCAGGGGGGAGAGGTGGTGAAACAGGTGCTCCAAGAGCAGGAACAGACAGGCAGGGTCCTGGTGGAGGACTCAGGCAGAGTACAGGCCCCAAGCAGAGACGGGAACCTGGGGGCATCTTCACAGCTAGACCCAGCCCAGCACTAGTCAGAACGAACCCCCTCCAGACCCCAACCTGAGAACACGCACTGCCTCTACCTGAGGCTGCTCTTTTGGGGAAGAAATCATGTGTTGGGGTATTGAAATAGATGCTCTCAGACTGTATTTATTTAGGACAAATAAACTCATGAATTGTGTGAGGACTGCGAGTTGTCTTCTGCTCTCCAAGAACCCCTGCCTGGGACACTGGCTGACCCTTTCCAAGGAGGCCCCTGCCCCTACCCACATGCACAAGAGGTGTCTGTTACAATGGCCGAGCTCACAGTGTGCATCCTTATGTGAGGTTTTGTTAATATCACTTGTAATTTGGAAAAGCTGAGTTACCTGAGTGAGGCTGGTGACTCACAATGAAATGACAAGGTGAATCGCCACCACCCAAAGTCAAACAAGGACACACACTAGAGACTCTAGAGAATTCTCATGGTGGGAAATGGGCCTGTCACAGTGGCTAGATGCTGGGGTCCTCGGTTGAAACTTTCTCATTTCGTGCCTTGCTGGGGCTGCAGCTTGGATCAGCATAGCTTTGGTTCATCAAAAAGCCTGATGGAAACTGCTCAGGGGCCCTCATACGCTGGCAAAGACTATTAAGGGTCACTGCTTAAGAGTGAAAAGGTGTCAATCCTGGTTGGTAAATACGGGTTAAAGTGGAAGCACGCATTAGCAGCTTTAGAGAGCAAAggctatttattgatttatttatttattgaagtatagttgatttatagtgtttcaGGTgtaagcaatactatttaaaagtaaaactgtcaatgGTGGAAGGAGTCAAGAAGGATGAAACCATGCTGGTTGCTGGGGTACATGAAATCTTGGATGCCTTGCCTTCCAAAAACCAGCGGAGGCCCCGGCGCACAGAGTGGGTGCTCAGGGAGTGTCTGGTTAAACGGGGGCTCAGTGCTATGGTGGTTCGGAGGGTCTGCAGGGCCTCAGAACTTCACTGTGGGCTTCATGGAGACATGGAGACACCGGAGACCCCGGAGACCCCACAGCAAACCAGAGCGACATGGCCCTGCCTCGGGATGCTCATGGTTACAGGAGGGAGACCGAttacaaacaagcaagcaaataaCCTCAAACTGTTAGTAAATGATCGACTAACAGAACTTGCAGGGGGGGGAGCGATCGCTTTGAGGATGGTCGGAGAAAAGGACTCTGGGGTGAATGCCTTCCCCTCACACCTCCCTGACTTCACTACGTGTTGGTAGTACATCTGAACTGCCCAGATTCACCCTTCATGACTTGTCCCGACGTCACCTCCTGTTTCCCAGCACTTAGCCCCGCCCCTCTCTAGGCTGAATGGTCGGTTCCTGTCTCTGAGCACATACATTGTGCTGTCCTTTGCTGTGGGCCTGTCTCCTGCACCAGAACATTCTCAGAACATGACTGAGTCTCCTGACTTGCAGTCCCAGGGGCCAGCTCAGCCCCTGGAATGGGGCAGGCAGATAGCagagaataaaggaatgaaaagatgtgGAAAGCCTGCAGTTAGGGGACCAGGAAGGCCTGCCTGCAGCCTCCCTGAGGCTGCGGCCCTGATGATGAGGGTGTCTGTGCTGCTGCTAGTGGGGGACAATGGGGATGGAAACCCCATCAGTTTCCTTCCTGCTTGCCTAGTCGTGGGGACTTCCTACTCTCCCCTCCACTCCAGAAGGAAGACTGAAGATGAGTTTGTCAGGC includes these proteins:
- the PIF1 gene encoding ATP-dependent DNA helicase PIF1 isoform X1, which gives rise to MGITRAQTPTSRRWPLSACFPLLYTGNSETCLAVYKPVDLKNEGADYMSVSCSPPHSESRGSPIPGALDAAYPPLWKVLCRPAEAVAMLSGTQAVAAECEDAELQCRVAVEELSPGGQPRRRQALRSAELSLGRNERRELMLRLQAPGPAGRPRCFPLRAARLFTRFAAAGRSTLRLPADSAPRAGAVQLLLSDCPPDRLRRFLRTLRLKLAADPGPGPASARTQLLGPRPRDFVTISPVQPEELRRAAATQVTDTTPVKRPTEPRSETKPSTESPRWPMPVKKLSLPSTKPQLSKEQAAVLRVVLKGQSIFFTGSAGTGKSYLLKRILGSLPPTGTVATASTGVAACHIGGTTLHAFAGIGSGQAPLAQCVALAQRPGVRQGWLNCQRLVIDEISMVEADLFDKLEAVARAVRQQNKPFGGIQLIICGDFLQLPPVTKGSQPPQFCFQAKSWRRCVPVILELTEVWRQADKTFISLLQAVRLGSLRRCSDEVTRQLRATAAHKVGRDGIVATRLCTHQDDVALTNEKRLQELPGEIHSFEAMDSDPEQARTLDAQCPVSQLLQLKLGAQVMLVKNLAVSRGLVNGARGVVVGFEAEGRGLPQVLFLCGVTEVIRADRWTVQATGGQLLSRQQLPLQLAWAISIHKSQPCPSIPQGMSLDCVEISLSRVFASGQAYVALSRARSLQGLRVLDFDPMVVRCDPRVLSFYATLRQDRGLSLGSPDDSEAASDQENVDPNL
- the PIF1 gene encoding ATP-dependent DNA helicase PIF1 isoform X3, which codes for MGITRAQTPTSRRWPLSACFPLLYTGNSETCLAVYKPVDLKNEGADYMSVSCSPPHSESRGSPIPGALDAAYPPLWKVLCRPAEAVAMLSGTQAVAAECEDAELQCRVAVEELSPGGQPRRRQALRSAELSLGRNERRELMLRLQAPGPAGRPRCFPLRAARLFTRFAAAGRSTLRLPADSAPRAGAVQLLLSDCPPDRLRRFLRTLRLKLAADPGPGPASARTQLLGPRPRDFVTISPVQPEELRRAAATQVTDTTPVKRPTEPRSETKPSTESPRWPMPVKKLSLPSTKPQLSKEQAAVLRVVLKGQSIFFTGSAGTGKSYLLKRILGSLPPTGTVATASTGVAACHIGGTTLHAFAGIGSGQAPLAQCVALAQRPGVRQGWLNCQRLVIDEISMVEADLFDKLEAVARAVRQQNKPFGGIQLIICGDFLQLPPVTKGSQPPQFCFQAKSWRRCVPVILELTEVWRQADKTFISLLQAVRLGSLRRCSDEVTRQLRATAAHKVGRDGIVATRLCTHQDDVALTNEKRLQELPGEIHSFEAMDSDPEQARTLDAQCPVSQLLQLKLGAQVMLVKNLAVSRGLVNGARGVVVGFEAEGRGLPQVLFLCGVTEVIRADRWTVQATGGQLLSRQQLPLQLAWAISIHKSQGMSLDCVEISLSRVFASGQAYVALSRARSLQGLRVLDFDPMVVRCDPRVLSFYATLRQDRGLSLGSPDDSEAASDQENVDPNL
- the PIF1 gene encoding ATP-dependent DNA helicase PIF1 isoform X2; this translates as MGITRAQTPTSRRWPLSACFPLLYTGNSETCLAVYKPVDLKNEGADYMSVSCSPPHSESRGSPIPGALDAAYPPLWKVLCRPAEAVAMLSGTQAVAAECEDAELQCRVAVEELSPGGQPRRRQALRSAELSLGRNERRELMLRLQAPGPAGRPRCFPLRAARLFTRFAAAGRSTLRLPADSAPRAGAVQLLLSDCPPDRLRRFLRTLRLKLAADPGPGPASARTQLLGPRPRDFVTISPVQPEELRRAAATQVTDTTPVKRPTEPRSETKPSTESPRWPMPVKKLSLPSTKPQLSKEQAAVLRVVLKGQSIFFTGSAGTGKSYLLKRILGSLPPTGTVATASTGVAACHIGGTTLHAFAGIGSGQAPLAQCVALAQRPGVRQGWLNCQRLVIDEISMVEADLFDKLEAVARAVRQQNKPFGGIQLIICGDFLQLPPVTKGSQPPQFCFQAKSWRRCVPVILELTEVWRQADKTFISLLQAVRLGRCSDEVTRQLRATAAHKVGRDGIVATRLCTHQDDVALTNEKRLQELPGEIHSFEAMDSDPEQARTLDAQCPVSQLLQLKLGAQVMLVKNLAVSRGLVNGARGVVVGFEAEGRGLPQVLFLCGVTEVIRADRWTVQATGGQLLSRQQLPLQLAWAISIHKSQPCPSIPQGMSLDCVEISLSRVFASGQAYVALSRARSLQGLRVLDFDPMVVRCDPRVLSFYATLRQDRGLSLGSPDDSEAASDQENVDPNL
- the PIF1 gene encoding ATP-dependent DNA helicase PIF1 isoform X4 translates to MGITRAQTPTSRRWPLSACFPLLYTGNSETCLAVYKPVDLKNEGADYMSVSCSPPHSESRGSPIPGALDAAYPPLWKVLCRPAEAVAMLSGTQAVAAECEDAELQCRVAVEELSPGGQPRRRQALRSAELSLGRNERRELMLRLQAPGPAGRPRCFPLRAARLFTRFAAAGRSTLRLPADSAPRAGAVQLLLSDCPPDRLRRFLRTLRLKLAADPGPGPASARTQLLGPRPRDFVTISPVQPEELRRAAATQVTDTTPVKRPTEPRSETKPSTESPRWPMPVKKLSLPSTKPQLSKEQAAVLRVVLKGQSIFFTGSAGTGKSYLLKRILGSLPPTGTVATASTGVAACHIGGTTLHAFAGIGSGQAPLAQCVALAQRPGVRQGWLNCQRLVIDEISMVEADLFDKLEAVARAVRQQNKPFGGIQLIICGDFLQLPPVTKGSQPPQFCFQAKSWRRCVPVILELTEVWRQADKTFISLLQAVRLGRCSDEVTRQLRATAAHKVGRDGIVATRLCTHQDDVALTNEKRLQELPGEIHSFEAMDSDPEQARTLDAQCPVSQLLQLKLGAQVMLVKNLAVSRGLVNGARGVVVGFEAEGRGLPQVLFLCGVTEVIRADRWTVQATGGQLLSRQQLPLQLAWAISIHKSQGMSLDCVEISLSRVFASGQAYVALSRARSLQGLRVLDFDPMVVRCDPRVLSFYATLRQDRGLSLGSPDDSEAASDQENVDPNL
- the PIF1 gene encoding ATP-dependent DNA helicase PIF1 isoform X5 codes for the protein MLSGTQAVAAECEDAELQCRVAVEELSPGGQPRRRQALRSAELSLGRNERRELMLRLQAPGPAGRPRCFPLRAARLFTRFAAAGRSTLRLPADSAPRAGAVQLLLSDCPPDRLRRFLRTLRLKLAADPGPGPASARTQLLGPRPRDFVTISPVQPEELRRAAATQVTDTTPVKRPTEPRSETKPSTESPRWPMPVKKLSLPSTKPQLSKEQAAVLRVVLKGQSIFFTGSAGTGKSYLLKRILGSLPPTGTVATASTGVAACHIGGTTLHAFAGIGSGQAPLAQCVALAQRPGVRQGWLNCQRLVIDEISMVEADLFDKLEAVARAVRQQNKPFGGIQLIICGDFLQLPPVTKGSQPPQFCFQAKSWRRCVPVILELTEVWRQADKTFISLLQAVRLGSLRRCSDEVTRQLRATAAHKVGRDGIVATRLCTHQDDVALTNEKRLQELPGEIHSFEAMDSDPEQARTLDAQCPVSQLLQLKLGAQVMLVKNLAVSRGLVNGARGVVVGFEAEGRGLPQVLFLCGVTEVIRADRWTVQATGGQLLSRQQLPLQLAWAISIHKSQPCPSIPQGMSLDCVEISLSRVFASGQAYVALSRARSLQGLRVLDFDPMVVRCDPRVLSFYATLRQDRGLSLGSPDDSEAASDQENVDPNL